Below is a window of Ischnura elegans chromosome 1, ioIscEleg1.1, whole genome shotgun sequence DNA.
attaactttaaccagatgcagttattatatgtcaaaactagacaatagaattaagaattttttttatttctaagaggctttgggggggatctatcccctcatccccccatagttacgccactggggtaCCTTACACCTTTGCCTATATCTCACATATATTTCGGAATGGGGAAGAGTTTGAAATTCCAAACCTCGCAACGGCCTTTCGTCCGGTACCTGTCACCTCCTCATTTTTCACTTCCATCCTACGGTTGAGGAATTGGTGTGTGCTATCTTCACCTTTGTGGTCCTTGGTAACAGAACTTATTCCTACAGTGCTTGCTCAAATAGATGTTGAATTTAATCCAGTCTGGGTAGACTACCCCCATCTATTGGAGAACGGATGTCATTGAACGAACGAGTTGATTGTGAAAAATCACTCACTTGTTATAAGGTTTAACCGTTATAAAACTGAggaatattttagtgaaaaattaatgcaatatttatgaACACATTCTGTTTTACTTTTTCTCTTAGTGAGACTAGATTTGAAAATGGTGCGATTGATTGGCGATCAATATAAAGTTATAATGCCCATAatcttatttgtatttttgccGCACATTTTACACTAATTGTGAGTGATTCACGTGTTAGTGCCATCTAAGCGTTAAATATATCCGAAATTGAAGCTCTGTGGTGTTCATCGCTTGTGTTTTTATGGATAAAACTCTCattggttttaaaattattcttaaataatcattacaataaataatgcaCAAACTCCTCACCGTAAATAACTATATTTCCCACTTAGTCACAAATTTTAAGCCCTGGCTGAAGGGCACTAAAACACTTTACTTACAGACATCCGGAGTTATGATCCAACTATTCCAACGACACATACACTGCCTCATCAGTTACTCTTCTTTGAGTCTTTACTATGTCTTGACCTCCTTCtaatcttttttcattattaacgaATGCAATTCCAAacgacatatatatatatttgtttgtagtttaaaaaaatataaaaggactaaaaaaatataaaatacaatggaaatctTTTGCTAATTAATGCAATGTAgctaagatttttttaattacataaaaagaaaaggatatggcaaaaaataataaaatattaaaaaataacatcaaaaaaatatattataataataaattatcaaaaaatatatttatttattgtaatgacaTCATTTATGATACACCAATGTAATGGCTACAAAAAGCcaatatttcagttttaaaatgttttagttataagtttctatttcataCAAACAACACATTACACCCACAACAGAACACGTGCGCCATCTATAAATCAATCAATATCagctggctggttggggtgagacAAGGCTCACCGATACAGCATTaattcgcgccttcggcgcgatcAGGGCGTGACTATAATACCGTCAATGCGATTTCGCTTGGCGAATGGGGAAAAAGGCGATTGAATGAGCATGCCATTAACTACTCTGGTTCATATTAAGTTGAGTTACGCCAAGTGAAGTTAATGTGAACCGGGCTCCTGGGTCAccatttaaatgaagaaattaaccTGCGTCCTTCTTGACTCCATTCCGACAGAGTGGGCGAGTGCAAGCCGTTCCACCACGCCACGCCTCTCGTCTCGGAGTTCACGGTGGTCAACTGCACGAAGGGGTCCAAAGAGGTGTATGCGGACATCCACGGCTATGCGATCCCGGGCGAAACTACGCTGGAGAAGATGGCGAGGGCGTCGGACAAGTCGACCCAGCCCACGAGCATCCTCCTCGTGGGCATCGACTCCTCTTCCAGGCTCAATTTCCTCCGCGCCATGCCCAAAACGAGGGCCGTACTGGAGCGAGCGGGAGCCATTGGAATGAACGCATACAACAAGGTGACTACAATTGAACGTTCATTTGCACGATACCCTGCTCGTCAggtcgattgttgacgagttcacttttgcggaaattcatcgatagtagtTTTGCCACGAGACACTAGACGAGACCGTTAGATAcaattcgagacgagaccacaTGTTGACGAGAAGAGGCGATACCACCTCCACGAGCCTCGAAAGTCTCGAAACACAGATGTCTGTCCTTAAGTAATTGGTATTTGGTATCCTTCATCCCTAAAAATGTGCCCTTCTGTTAAGACGAagaatattttacgtttttcttaagcactaaatttgaaataaaatgataactttttgataaataaactataaaaaaggatttttgccAACAAAGCAATTTCTGAATTCATGAGCGTGACTTCTGGAGCCAAGTAAGGTAGTGTTATGTGTAAAtgtttctaatcctgccgcgcgaacggcggtgaaatatacaagaattgccatgagaaaaaattcacctggaccgggaatcgaaccacggaattTCGGCTTTTCTAGCaactgcacagaccactacgctgtCCAGGTTCTGTAATTCCCATAGCAATTATGCCGAGGCTACATGGTAAATGGTACAAATACCATAAGCTTCGGTATAATTGCAATGGGCGTTAAAGATAGACCCTGGATAGCGcagtggtctgcacagtggcccggaaagccaaaggtcagtggttcgattcccggttcaggggaattttttctcatggcattctTGTACGAGgaagtgttaatggctgactacatttccttgtttcctgcgataataaccttggaaaatttaaCCATCAAAACTTGGACTACCTTGCTTCTACTACTAATTTCTACGACAAAAACATCTTGGATCACACTGGCATAGGTGTAAATTATCGCACAATGGCACTTGAAATCCTGGTTTTAGTTTGTATTCTAGGAGAAAATGATGGCGCCAATTCGAATTGCGCAGAGCACATTACATCGGCAGAAAGACGATTGataattgaaatatctttttaccTCTTCCTGcttaatatatttctttattttccgcTACATTTTTTCAGCTATATTTTCCGAGGTTAGAGATGATATGTCGCTATATATGTGAGGATATAGAGCATGATGTCGGTATATTGTGTTGATCATGTTTAAAACGATAACTACAATTGGCTTTCCTTTgactttaatttctttcatttgcctttattttgctaaccaaaaatccatttaatcaggAAGTCCATTACTGGATCACCTGACCGGCATTTATTCATCAGCCACTCATTCTTACTCTATTCATCACATTTTCTCCAGAAACGGCAGGTAATCTAATTTCAACAGCATACAGTTCATTCTAAAAGGGGCCCCTTAGGTCACGAATCAGCACGAACTTTACTCAGTGTGAGCTCTTGGGTGTCGCGCAACTTAGCCGTCAAATAAGTACCGAAAACACGGTCTAATTGAGTCTTTCATGCTTAAGTttgaattcataataaaaatcgAAATACAGTTCCAATCACAATATTaatgttagaatattgcattggcTTTTGGCACtgagttattctgaaaattttagcttgatagctaatcggaaagtgggttaaaattgagatGCAAGATTCAACCTGTACAAGACGACACACAAAAACAATTCGAGTTAAgaacaatgttttaaaaacagcaaatcgTATGAAAAGCTACTATAAATATACATGCCAATAAATCGAATGATAAGTTTTCAAACCTTCCGCTCAGGCGTTAGTGGCTCCATACACTGGGATCCCAAATATATACTGATTAATAACATGGCACGCATTAAAAAAACCTGGATGGACAAAATGGCACAATAACATCACAAAGAGTTTCAAATATCAAATAGAGAACAGAAGACAATCAAAAGAGTAACCCAAATGTGAATGTATGGCTGAGATTTCGAATGATTTCTCCTTACAGGTTGGAGACAACACTTTTCCAAATTTGCTTGCCATTTTAGCTGGAACATCCGAAGAGGATGCATTGGGAATGAATAAGCAAACAACAAAGCCGAAAGGATATCGTTGCTGGCCAAACACAGTGACGGTCGTGGACAACTGCCCCTACCTTTTTAAAAGTTTCTCCAATGAGGGATACGTGACCCTCTTCACGGAAGACCAACCAGACTTGGGAACGTTCACTTACGCAAAAAAAGGTTTCAGGAATCAACCAACGGATCACTATGTCAGACCTTACTATTTATTCGCACAGTCTCGCTTGAAAGTCACACAAATGAAATTAGATTGGTGCTACTCGAATCGGGAGTCACACTTGCGGACGATGGACTACGTTCGCTCTTTCCTCGGAACGTACCACTCCAAGGTCCCATTCTTCGGCCTCGTCTACTTCACGAGCATGAGCCACAACTCTCCCCCCGACATCGAGCTGGTCGACGACGACATGGCCGAGTTCATGCGGGACTTGATCGAGGTTGCAGACGCtggaatggagaaaaatggagagggtATGTTCCTTGCTTTTCTCAGCGACCACGGCGCGCGCTTCGGCAAGCTGAGGGAGTCGCCTCTGGGATGGCTGGAGGAGAGAGTTCCTTTTCTCTACATTCGTCCACCCTTAAAGTTCAACGAGACCAGAGGACCGGCAACCAGCTACCAGAGTCTCGTGAAATCGCAGTACCC
It encodes the following:
- the LOC124172481 gene encoding uncharacterized protein LOC124172481 isoform X2, which codes for MKQACHIPVVNPWDESVKPFVERPHPFKCPSPPPMSYLAACPGPSNDEDGSSTSDPMVSPNATTEGTLDLCQRPAHWPASLQPPPLLTLNLSHVHWSEDLNCCAAELTRGGPKSKSDLKADFRFKVGECKPFHHATPLVSEFTVVNCTKGSKEVYADIHGYAIPGETTLEKMARASDKSTQPTSILLVGIDSSSRLNFLRAMPKTRAVLERAGAIGMNAYNKVGDNTFPNLLAILAGTSEEDALGMNKQTTKPKGYRCWPNTVTVVDNCPYLFKSFSNEGYVTLFTEDQPDLGTFTYAKKGFRNQPTDHYVRPYYLFAQSRLKVTQMKLDWCYSNRESHLRTMDYVRSFLGTYHSKVPFFGLVYFTSMSHNSPPDIELVDDDMAEFMRDLIEVADAGMEKNGEGMFLAFLSDHGARFGKLRESPLGWLEERVPFLYIRPPLKFNETRGPATSYQSLVKSQYPALVLNRKRLTSPFDLHFTLSSYLPGNTRPDSSCAECYDLLSQVVPLNRTCSDAAVPNKWCACAKRSTISVDDPDVAKASMAAVKYINYKLFNNKECARLKMESIVAAHHLSIKTQAKERNVIKLLEVTFTTVPGEAIFEASTLKNKDGGFFLQFDPNRLNSYGNQSSCVTEAKLKLYCFCA